In Zingiber officinale cultivar Zhangliang chromosome 8B, Zo_v1.1, whole genome shotgun sequence, a single genomic region encodes these proteins:
- the LOC122015936 gene encoding protein root UVB sensitive 6-like, whose amino-acid sequence MAPVPLKPSPGLAPETRDIVRDAVRSSAAATLASSPALTARDDWIQAGIKFGTAIDPGLALVAPAAPRVLCCEEIDGRRWSYVLDDVEGPPGTKARKGPSLRAVPMQNPVDPLEEMMSFIRSYVVPDGFPDCVTPSYVPYMTWRALKHFFGGAMGVFTTRTLLNSAGVSKNTAASGAVAINWILKDGAGRVGKMLYSRQGKKFDYDLKQLRFAGDLLMELGAGVELATAAVPQLFLPLACAANVLKNVAVVTSTSTRTPIYKAYAKGENIGDVTAKGECVANIADLLGTGLSILISKRNPSLVASFTFLSCGYLFSSYQEVKSVVLNTLNTARFTVAVDSFIKTGHVPSLKEGNVKENIFNPPWSNHTPVVIGSRFSEAFQELSSFLATQPLFEEERYMVTYNPSKGKIYALLKDQAKSDDILKAAFHAHVLLHFIRSSNSKLALRRFSSSDQSRHEGTLLVSNDNFLSHIAESCKIVSSSYTMFKNKATKQGWIMSHSLLNPGRARLVSTLHH is encoded by the exons GACGGCTATCGACCCTGGCCTCGCCCTCGTCGCGCCAGCCGCTCCTAGGGTTCTCTGCTGTGAGGAGATCGACGGGAGGAGGTGGAGCTACGTGCTGGATGACGTGGAAGGCCCCCCCGGGACGAAGGCGAGGAAGGGACCGTCTCTTCGCGCCGTCCCGATGCAGAACCCCGTGGATCCCTTGGAG GAGATGATGTCATTCATAAGATCGTATGTAGTGCCTGATGGCTTTCCTGACTGTGTAACCCCTTCTTATGTCCCATATATGACATGGAGGGCTTTGAAG CATTTCTTTGGTGGAGCCATGGGTGTTTTCACAACAAGGACTCTGTTAAATTCTGCGGGAGTATCCAAAAATACAGCTGCATCAGGTGCTGTTGCCATCAATTGGATACTCAag GATGGAGCTGGCCGTGTCGGCAAAATGCTCTATTCACGTCAAGGAAAGAAGTTTGACTATGATCTGAAGCAG CTTCGCTTTGCAGGTGATCTTTTAATGGAGTTAGGTGCAGGAGTAGAGTTAGCAACTGCTGCAGTTCCACAGCTTTTCTTGCCACTTGCATGTGCAGCCAATGTTCTTAAG AATGTTGCTGTTGTTACCTCGACATCCACACGCACTCCAATATACAAGGCCTATGCAAAAGGAGAAAATATAGGGGACGTCACTGCTAAAGGAGAATGTGTTGCCAATATAGCTGATCTG TTGGGCACTGGACTGAGTATCTTGATATCGAAACGAAATCCATCTTTGGTGGCCTCATTCACATTCTTGTCATGTGGATATCTATTTAGCTCATATCAAGAG GTCAAATCAGTAGTATTGAATACGTTAAACACAGCAAGATTCACTGTGGCTGTGGATTCCTTCATCAAGACTG GACATGTTCCATCATTAAAGGAAGGAAACGTAAAGGAGAATATTTTCAATCCTCCATGGTCTAACCATACACCAGTAGTTATAG GATCAAGATTTTCTGAAGCGTTCCAGGAGCTGTCTTCATTTCTTGCCACGCAACCCTTGTTCGAG GAGGAGAGATACATGGTCACCTATAACCCTTCAAAGGGTAAAATTTATGCATTGCTCAAGGATCAAGCAAAATCAGATGATATACTAAAAGCGGCGTTCCAT GCGCATGTTCTTCTGCATTTCATCCGGTCgtcaaactcaaaactagcttTGAGAAGATTTAGCAGCAGTGACCAATCAAGACACGAAGGAACTTTGCTTGTTTCAAATGACAACTTTCTTTCTCACATCGCTGAGTCTTGCAAGATCGTGTCATCATCATATACAATGTTCAAGAATAAAGCTACCAAACAG GGATGGATAATGTCTCACTCTTTGCTTAATCCGGGTAGAGCACGGCTAGTTAGTACTCTACACCACTGA
- the LOC122015937 gene encoding uncharacterized protein LOC122015937 isoform X2 has translation MWSRPVANTWHVHERLLISKFNSPSTRKQAQRFQRTRNRRADLAIRCRAYSWIEAHSSSSSSSSYRSSISNYKIGRAPPSDIPFGPLRICSRRSAMASSGEPKLAERESKEDENEGKGGFLDKVKDFIHDVGERIEEAVGFGKPTADVTAVHLPSINMKKADIVVDVLVTNPNPIPIPLVDIDYLIESDGRKLVSGLIPDAGTIHAHGSETVKIPVTLIYDDIKNTYGDIKPGSIIPYRVKVDLIVDVPVFGRITLPLEKTGEIPVPYKPDIDVEKIHFDKFSFEETIASLHLKLENKNDFDLGLNALDYEFWLSEISISSAKFNKTTTIEKNGVARMEIPISFRPKDFGSALWDMIRGRGTGYSIKGSIDADTPFGHMNLPISKEGGTTRLKKGDEDDDDNED, from the exons ATGTGGAGTCGACCAGTGGCAAACACGTGGCACGTCCATGAGCGGTTACTTATCTCTAAATTTAATTCGCCCTCGACGCGGAAGCAGGCGCAGCGCTTTCAGCGCACGCGCAATCGACGCGCGGACCTCGCCATTAGATGCAGAGCCTACAGCTGGATCGAAGCccactcctcctcctcctcctcctccagctACCGGTCTTCCATCTCCAACTACAAGATCGGAAGAGCGCCACCGAGCGATATCCCCTTCGGCCCCCTCCGGATCTGCTCTCG GCGATCCGCCATGGCGTCCTCCGGCGAGCCCAAACTCGCGGAACGGGAATCGAAAGAGGACGAGAATGAAGGAAAAGGGGGCTTTTTGGACAAGGTCAAGGACTTTATTCATGATGTGGGCGAGAGAATCGAGGAGGCAGTCGGATTCGGGAAGCCCACCGCCGACGTAACCGCCGTCCATCTACCTTCCATCAACATGAAGAAGGCAGACATCGTCGTCGATGTCCTGGTCACAAACCCTAATCCGATCCCCATCCCTCTCGTCGACATCGATTACTTGATCGAAAGCGACGGGAGGAAGCTGGTCTCTGGATTGATCCCCGATGCGGGCACGATTCACGCGCACGGTTCGGAGACGGTGAAGATCCCGGTCACTTTGATCTACGATGATATCAAGAACACTTACGGCGACATCAAGCCTGGAAGCATCATCCCTTATAGGGTCAAGGTCGATCTCATTGTAGATGTGCCAGTTTTCGGCAGGATTACGCTGCCCCTGGAGAAGACTGGCGAGATTCCAGTGCCCTACAAGCCGGATATTGATGTTGAAAAGATCCACTTCGATAAGTTCTCCTTCGAGGAGACGATAGCTTCGCTGCACTTGAAGCTAGAGAACAAGAACGACTTCGACCTGGGGCTGAACGCATTGGATTATGAATTTTGGCTGTCTGAAATCAGCATTTCTAGTGCGAAGTTCAACAAAACCACAACAATTGAGAAGAACGGGGTTGCAAGGATGGAGATCCCTATCTCTTTTAGGCCCAAGGATTTCGGCTCTGCACTGTGGGATATGATTAGGGGAAGAGGCACCGGGTATTCCATTAAAGGGAGCATCGATGCCGACACTCCATTTGGCCACATGAATTTGCCGATCAGCAAAGAGGGAGGAACCACTCGCCTTAAGAAAGgagatgaagatgatgatgacaatGAG gACTAG
- the LOC122015937 gene encoding uncharacterized protein LOC122015937 isoform X1: MWSRPVANTWHVHERLLISKFNSPSTRKQAQRFQRTRNRRADLAIRCRAYSWIEAHSSSSSSSSYRSSISNYKIGRAPPSDIPFGPLRICSRRSAMASSGEPKLAERESKEDENEGKGGFLDKVKDFIHDVGERIEEAVGFGKPTADVTAVHLPSINMKKADIVVDVLVTNPNPIPIPLVDIDYLIESDGRKLVSGLIPDAGTIHAHGSETVKIPVTLIYDDIKNTYGDIKPGSIIPYRVKVDLIVDVPVFGRITLPLEKTGEIPVPYKPDIDVEKIHFDKFSFEETIASLHLKLENKNDFDLGLNALDYEFWLSEISISSAKFNKTTTIEKNGVARMEIPISFRPKDFGSALWDMIRGRGTGYSIKGSIDADTPFGHMNLPISKEGGTTRLKKGDEDDDDNEVN; this comes from the exons ATGTGGAGTCGACCAGTGGCAAACACGTGGCACGTCCATGAGCGGTTACTTATCTCTAAATTTAATTCGCCCTCGACGCGGAAGCAGGCGCAGCGCTTTCAGCGCACGCGCAATCGACGCGCGGACCTCGCCATTAGATGCAGAGCCTACAGCTGGATCGAAGCccactcctcctcctcctcctcctccagctACCGGTCTTCCATCTCCAACTACAAGATCGGAAGAGCGCCACCGAGCGATATCCCCTTCGGCCCCCTCCGGATCTGCTCTCG GCGATCCGCCATGGCGTCCTCCGGCGAGCCCAAACTCGCGGAACGGGAATCGAAAGAGGACGAGAATGAAGGAAAAGGGGGCTTTTTGGACAAGGTCAAGGACTTTATTCATGATGTGGGCGAGAGAATCGAGGAGGCAGTCGGATTCGGGAAGCCCACCGCCGACGTAACCGCCGTCCATCTACCTTCCATCAACATGAAGAAGGCAGACATCGTCGTCGATGTCCTGGTCACAAACCCTAATCCGATCCCCATCCCTCTCGTCGACATCGATTACTTGATCGAAAGCGACGGGAGGAAGCTGGTCTCTGGATTGATCCCCGATGCGGGCACGATTCACGCGCACGGTTCGGAGACGGTGAAGATCCCGGTCACTTTGATCTACGATGATATCAAGAACACTTACGGCGACATCAAGCCTGGAAGCATCATCCCTTATAGGGTCAAGGTCGATCTCATTGTAGATGTGCCAGTTTTCGGCAGGATTACGCTGCCCCTGGAGAAGACTGGCGAGATTCCAGTGCCCTACAAGCCGGATATTGATGTTGAAAAGATCCACTTCGATAAGTTCTCCTTCGAGGAGACGATAGCTTCGCTGCACTTGAAGCTAGAGAACAAGAACGACTTCGACCTGGGGCTGAACGCATTGGATTATGAATTTTGGCTGTCTGAAATCAGCATTTCTAGTGCGAAGTTCAACAAAACCACAACAATTGAGAAGAACGGGGTTGCAAGGATGGAGATCCCTATCTCTTTTAGGCCCAAGGATTTCGGCTCTGCACTGTGGGATATGATTAGGGGAAGAGGCACCGGGTATTCCATTAAAGGGAGCATCGATGCCGACACTCCATTTGGCCACATGAATTTGCCGATCAGCAAAGAGGGAGGAACCACTCGCCTTAAGAAAGgagatgaagatgatgatgacaatGAGGTAAACTAG
- the LOC122015938 gene encoding uncharacterized protein LOC122015938, producing MAEGLIPFIYRAIKSRRRRDQTFSRSLSTGSERWFGLPSHRHHKLLQPPAIKLGSFSEGAAGQGAGVHHRRHRSMEGFSAAEEISTPEGGGSRQAKEMVRFGSGRRVFSCITGAN from the coding sequence atggcgGAAGGACTGATCCCTTTCATCTACAGAGCGATCAAGAGTAGGAGGCGGAGGGACCAGACGTTCAGCCGCTCCCTCTCCACCGGGTCCGAGCGGTGGTTCGGTCTCCCCAGCCACCGCCACCACAAGCTCCTCCAACCGCCGGCGATCAAGCTCGGGAGCTTCTCCGAAGGTGCAGCCGGGCAGGGCGCCGGCGTCCACCACCGGAGGCACCGCTCCATGGAGGGCTTCTCCGCCGCGGAAGAGATCTCCACGCCGGAGGGCGGCGGCAGCCGCCAGGCGAAGGAGATGGTGAGGTTTGGAAGCGGCCGCCGAGTCTTCTCCTGCATCACCGGCGCCAATTGA